A stretch of DNA from Equus asinus isolate D_3611 breed Donkey chromosome 20, EquAss-T2T_v2, whole genome shotgun sequence:
ttaaaaatacatcatttGTTTGAATGAGTCCTTTCTGGTGTATTTGTTAACAGATATGTCAGACTGTGGAAAACCTGCCCCTAAGAATAAATCGAAATGGAGTCTAAAGTGCTTGTTCCTGAAGTGATCCTAAACttcaacagaaaattattctcctttcttcattATTTAGTCTGAGAAGACATTTCGGAGGTAAGCTTTCAGGTATAGCTTAAGTGAAACAGAGTTCGTTTTGTAGGCCAAAGAGAAGACAGTTGCTGTGTGGCTAAAGAGCCATAAACAATAAGCAGAGAGCaacttataaaatttatttaatacaaCTTTATTAAAAGAGAAGATTAAATTAGCCAGGACATAGAAGGCAATGGGGCTCCTACAGGAATGAGGTTTCTTTCACAGCCTGAGAAAGGCTTATGGGGCGACTCTTACTTCCCAGCCCACACTTAGTAGGGACTTTATAAGTGATGAGCACATGCACAAATGCTTCTTACTTCTAGGGTGGACAACTCCCTCCTGGAATCACTATGTTCTCCTGCAACACCAGCACTTCTGGTTGTCCTACCTTCCTCCTCACTGGCTTTCCAGGCCTGGAAGCCTTTCATCATTGGGTTTCCATCCCCATCAACCTCATCTGTATGGTTTCTCTCCTGGGTAACGGTATCATCCTCTTCCTGATCTGCACAGATCCAACCTTACACGAACCGATGTACATCTTCTTGTCCATGTTGGCAGCCTCTGATCTGGGCCTCTGTGCCTCTACCTTCCCCACCATGGTGTGGCTCTTTTGGCTGGGTACTCGAGAGCTGCCCTTCGATCTCTGTGCAGCACAGATGTTCTTCATCCATGCCTTCACCTATGTGGAGTCTGGGGTGCTGCTAGCCATGGCCTTTGATCGCTTTGTTGCCATCCGGGACCCTCTGCACTATGCCACAATTCTCACCCACTCAGCCACGGCCAAAGTGGGAGCTGCCATCATGGTCAGGGCTGTCCTGCTCAACCTCCCGGGACCCCTCCTCCTGCGGCGTCTGCTCTTTCCTCAGGTCAGTGTACTCTCTCACTGTTACTGCCTGCACTGTGACCTTGTGGGATTGGCCTGCTCAGACACCCAGATCAATAGCTTGCTTGGCCT
This window harbors:
- the LOC106831616 gene encoding olfactory receptor 51G2-like, yielding MFSCNTSTSGCPTFLLTGFPGLEAFHHWVSIPINLICMVSLLGNGIILFLICTDPTLHEPMYIFLSMLAASDLGLCASTFPTMVWLFWLGTRELPFDLCAAQMFFIHAFTYVESGVLLAMAFDRFVAIRDPLHYATILTHSATAKVGAAIMVRAVLLNLPGPLLLRRLLFPQVSVLSHCYCLHCDLVGLACSDTQINSLLGLVSILLSLGLDSSLILLSYALILWTVLSIASPGEQLKALNTCVSHLCIVLIFYLPKLGLSVLHRVEKHSYPALAVLMANLHFLVPPFMNPIVYCIKSKQIRQGILKRFQQKRVDTS